The following proteins come from a genomic window of Campylobacter coli 76339:
- a CDS encoding Inosine-5'-monophosphate dehydrogenase, which produces MNIIKRALTFEDVLLRPCYSEVLPKQVKIHTKLTKNITLNMPLISAAMDTVTEHRAAIMMARLGGLGVIHKNMDIASQVREVKRVKKSESGVIIDPIFVSPKASVAEALEIMAEYRISGVPVIDSDRKLIGILTNRDLRFENDYSNLVENVMTKAPLITAPKGCTLDDAEKIFSKNKVEKLPIVDEQGRLEGLITIKDLKKRKEYPDANKDSFGRLRVAAAIGVGQMDRVDALVEAGVDAVVLDSAHGHSKGIIDTVKSVKEKYPNLDLIAGNIATAAAAKALCEAGADAVKVGIGPGSICTTRIVSGVGVPQISAIDECAMEAKKYGVPVIADGGIKYSGDIAKALAAGASSIMIGSLLAGTDESPGELFTYQGRQYKSYRGMGSIGAMQKGSSDRYFQQGTAQDKLVPEGIEGRVPYVGSIKNVVHQLLGGLRSSMGYVGAKDIEDFQARAEFVEITSAGLKESHVHDVTITHEAPNYKVNQ; this is translated from the coding sequence ATGAATATAATTAAGCGTGCTTTGACTTTTGAGGATGTACTTTTACGCCCTTGCTATTCTGAGGTTTTACCTAAACAGGTAAAAATTCACACCAAACTTACTAAAAACATCACTTTAAACATGCCTTTAATCTCTGCTGCTATGGATACAGTGACAGAACACAGGGCTGCTATCATGATGGCAAGACTTGGCGGACTTGGTGTAATTCACAAAAATATGGATATAGCTTCTCAAGTAAGAGAAGTTAAAAGAGTGAAAAAGAGCGAAAGCGGGGTGATCATAGATCCTATTTTTGTAAGCCCTAAAGCAAGTGTAGCAGAAGCTTTGGAAATCATGGCGGAGTATAGAATTTCAGGAGTTCCTGTGATAGATAGCGATAGAAAGCTCATAGGCATTCTTACTAATCGTGATTTGAGATTTGAAAACGATTATTCAAATTTGGTTGAAAATGTAATGACTAAGGCTCCTTTAATCACAGCTCCTAAAGGGTGTACTTTAGATGATGCAGAGAAAATTTTTAGCAAAAACAAGGTAGAAAAACTTCCTATAGTTGATGAGCAAGGACGCTTAGAAGGGCTTATCACTATAAAAGATCTTAAAAAACGCAAAGAATATCCAGATGCAAATAAAGATAGCTTTGGAAGATTGCGCGTAGCGGCTGCGATTGGGGTAGGACAAATGGATCGAGTAGATGCTTTGGTAGAGGCTGGAGTAGATGCTGTGGTTCTTGATTCAGCACATGGACATTCTAAGGGTATTATTGATACAGTAAAAAGTGTTAAAGAAAAATATCCAAATTTAGATTTAATTGCGGGTAATATCGCTACTGCAGCTGCTGCAAAAGCGCTTTGTGAAGCAGGCGCTGATGCTGTTAAAGTGGGTATTGGCCCAGGAAGTATTTGTACTACGCGCATCGTTTCAGGAGTGGGTGTGCCTCAAATTTCAGCTATTGATGAGTGTGCTATGGAAGCTAAAAAATATGGTGTTCCTGTGATTGCCGATGGAGGGATTAAGTATTCAGGCGATATTGCAAAGGCTTTAGCAGCAGGCGCAAGTTCGATCATGATAGGTTCCCTTTTAGCAGGTACAGATGAGAGTCCAGGTGAGCTTTTTACCTACCAAGGAAGACAATACAAATCCTACCGTGGCATGGGTTCGATAGGAGCTATGCAAAAAGGAAGTTCAGATAGATATTTTCAGCAAGGAACCGCACAAGATAAATTAGTGCCTGAGGGTATAGAAGGACGCGTGCCTTATGTAGGAAGTATAAAAAATGTCGTACATCAGCTTTTAGGGGGACTTCGTTCTTCTATGGGTTATGTGGGTGCTAAAGATATAGAAGATTTTCAAGCAAGAGCCGAATTTGTTGAAATCACAAGTGCAGGACTTAAAGAAAGCCATGTTCACGATGTAACGATAACTCATGAAGCGCCAAATTATAAGGTAAATCAATGA
- a CDS encoding Exodeoxyribonuclease VII small subunit, translating into MSFEENLKNANESLEKLNDKELSLDESVKIYKEGLKSIEKASLALEKARLEVEHIDE; encoded by the coding sequence ATGAGTTTTGAAGAAAACTTAAAAAATGCAAACGAATCCTTAGAAAAGCTCAATGATAAAGAACTAAGCTTAGACGAAAGTGTAAAAATTTACAAAGAAGGATTAAAAAGCATTGAAAAAGCAAGTCTTGCTCTTGAAAAAGCAAGACTTGAGGTGGAGCATATCGATGAGTAA
- a CDS encoding Predicted amidohydrolase, which translates to MSKIAALQFPTLALSESRLDYYLKASKDSGANLVVLGEYVLNSFFTELLAMPKSMIKEQSEAKKESLIRLAKKHELEIIAPYINVEAKGYKKLCLKVAPNYIKTYEQQVLMPYSHWNEEKFFSNKINKGSLKLFTFSYDKLKCALLFGFEVHFDIFWQQIMAKKIDLVIIPSACTFESKQRWEELLKTRAFLNSTNILRVNRIGTTKDEWNFYGDSMLVNAFGEIESRLGSEEEMLIVEPKKADEARKIWAFDKIVKSF; encoded by the coding sequence ATGAGTAAGATTGCCGCTTTACAATTTCCAACCTTGGCATTGAGTGAATCAAGGCTTGATTATTATCTAAAAGCTTCTAAAGATAGCGGGGCAAATTTAGTTGTTTTGGGTGAATATGTGCTTAATAGCTTTTTTACAGAGCTTTTAGCTATGCCAAAGTCTATGATCAAAGAGCAAAGTGAAGCCAAAAAAGAAAGCTTGATTAGACTTGCTAAAAAACACGAGCTTGAAATCATCGCCCCCTATATCAATGTAGAGGCTAAGGGATATAAAAAACTTTGTTTAAAGGTTGCTCCAAATTATATCAAAACCTATGAACAACAAGTTTTAATGCCTTATAGTCACTGGAATGAGGAAAAATTTTTTAGCAATAAAATCAATAAGGGTAGCTTAAAACTTTTTACTTTTAGTTATGATAAATTAAAATGCGCTCTACTTTTTGGCTTTGAGGTGCATTTTGATATTTTTTGGCAGCAAATTATGGCTAAAAAGATTGATTTAGTTATCATTCCTAGTGCTTGCACCTTTGAAAGCAAACAAAGATGGGAAGAGCTTTTAAAAACAAGAGCTTTTTTAAATTCTACCAATATCTTAAGAGTAAATCGTATAGGCACTACAAAAGATGAATGGAATTTTTATGGCGATAGTATGCTTGTAAATGCTTTTGGAGAAATAGAAAGCAGATTGGGTTCTGAAGAGGAAATGCTTATTGTAGAACCTAAAAAAGCAGATGAAGCTAGAAAAATTTGGGCTTTTGATAAGATAGTTAAAAGCTTTTAA